The following nucleotide sequence is from Podospora bellae-mahoneyi strain CBS 112042 chromosome 1 map unlocalized CBS112042p_1, whole genome shotgun sequence.
GCATCCTTGGTCAAGGCTTCCGACAATTTTCGACAGGCCAGCAAGTTACTGAATAGCCCTGTTGAAACATTGGAGATTCCCTTCGGCAATGGCTCGACGCTGCCGGGGTATCTGTTCCTGCCAGCGGGAGGCACAGGGGCAGGTCACCGTGAGGAAAAGATGCCAATCCTGGTGGCAACCGGCGGTTTTGATTCAATTCAGGAAgagctcttcttcggcaTGGCTGACGGTGCTCGTGTACGGGGCTATGCTTGCGTCACTTTTGAAGGGCCAGGACAAGGAGTTGTGGCACGACGTGGTACTGACCGGCTCCTGCTGCGCCCCGACTGGGAGGTTGTAATCAAAGCCGTTCTCGATCACATCTTCCAATTAGCCGTTGCCAAGCCGCACCTCAACCTGGATCTGTCCCGCATCGCGTTGGTTGGCGCGTCGATGGGTGGGTATTTTGCTCTCAGGGGTGCAACCGACCCCCGCGTGTCCGCTGTCGTTTCGGTGGATGGGTTTTACGACCTcggggagatgatggcgtCCCGTACTCCTCGTTTCCTATGGCCTGAGAGCCTCGGTGACGGAATCTTCAACTGGCTTCTCGGGTCTGCACAAAGGTGGTATTTTCAGACACGTTGGGAGTTCCAACATGCCATGCTTGCAACGGGCGCTACTACACCAGCCGAAGTGTACCGGCAGTTGGCTCGCTATCATCTGCGCGGGCCTGAAGGGGGTCCGAGTGTCCTCGATCGGATCAAGTGCCCGGCCCTGATTACCGGTTCGAGGGACACGCTGTATTGGTCGTTGGAGGAGAGCACGTATAGGATCGTGCGGGAGCTGACGAGCctcgaggaggggaaggacaagaaggtgTGGATTCCCACAGGTTGGGGACAGGGCTCGCTGCAGGCCAAAGTCGGAGCCTTTTCCCACTTTCATCACAACATGTTTTCGTGGTTGGACGACGTGTTCGGGATTGGCGCTGAGTAGCAGTCGTCGGAGCCCGAGGGTATCATGGAAGGATCTGAATGGAGTGGAGCTTGTCTTGGTTTTGTCTTGGAAGCGATGGTTTAACCATCATGGCACCATGGTTGAACAACGAGCGAGAGCGAAAACGAAGGCGACGGTGACAGCTAGGGTCAGACTCCGGGACAGAGATGAAGGCACCAAAGAGGAAAGTGACATTGGTAGCTCGTAAGGCTGTTAGCGTTAGATTCCGCCAAGTGGTGGCGTCTGGGGATGTACGTCGCGCTGTTGCGCTGCCCGTTTGACAGTGCCGCAGCAGGTAATATACTTTTGTGGACCTCTCTATGCCGCCCACATGGAAAGCCTTCTTTCTCGTCAGTTGGG
It contains:
- a CDS encoding uncharacterized protein (antiSMASH:Cluster_2; EggNog:ENOG503NY9X; COG:S); this encodes MKSLAPQFTEFFRFELLRILGTAPFHGCDVSEWGEATESIKQDDPESWYGAWTQAAERVEVMAEEAMKNGDHHGARWAFLRACNYRRASEFMLHVQPSDPRLLASLVKASDNFRQASKLLNSPVETLEIPFGNGSTLPGYLFLPAGGTGAGHREEKMPILVATGGFDSIQEELFFGMADGARVRGYACVTFEGPGQGVVARRGTDRLLLRPDWEVVIKAVLDHIFQLAVAKPHLNLDLSRIALVGASMGGYFALRGATDPRVSAVVSVDGFYDLGEMMASRTPRFLWPESLGDGIFNWLLGSAQRWYFQTRWEFQHAMLATGATTPAEVYRQLARYHLRGPEGGPSVLDRIKCPALITGSRDTLYWSLEESTYRIVRELTSLEEGKDKKVWIPTGWGQGSLQAKVGAFSHFHHNMFSWLDDVFGIGAE